In a single window of the Elaeis guineensis isolate ETL-2024a chromosome 4, EG11, whole genome shotgun sequence genome:
- the LOC105035216 gene encoding F-box protein SKIP22 produces MKLRVRSTATKETLRVEAPDAYSLHDLKSLIAAKLSPSVPPDSIRLSLNRTDELLSPSPGDSLSSLGLTSGDLLFLSLAPGPQTLTPDPAPIPPTESPDSDAPSQKDAILKTAATLDSNRPREIVAENPNFTVSSVQHAVSGPSLTLDSNRPQEMAAEYAEDHMEVEEESPVAKKSVSVPGFLKRVMEEEKGEVKCILGRLVIVVHAVFLESGFLVYDGHGFRLPEGWASSATSAVSVQYTLPGLVGLGNDEKDVKIAILKFAVMGNYVTVYGYVSGDRPDVYRVCFDGSKLEPLLNLDMDSMDPKEEKEIFQHWKAVKDGLSLHLLIDICQKNGLPLPACFMLLPVDLKIKVLGLIPGVDIAKVASTCSELRYLSSDDELWKHKFVEEFGLLDERQVAGRSWKEKYAFHWVKKKDANKWIERENTFVWPQNYFRRFHPVVPQRFPMLGGDYDRFPAIGGFGPRVPRIGFPGLPSRRNFSPPCNLGGFNAEFEG; encoded by the coding sequence ATGAAGCTTCGTGTCCGGTCCACGGCGACGAAGGAGACGCTCCGGGTCGAGGCCCCCGACGCCTACTCCCTTCACGACCTCAAATCCCTAATCGCCGCCAAGCTTTCTCCCTCGGTCCCTCCCGATTCGATCCGCCTGTCCCTCAATCGCACCGACGAGCTCCTCTCCCCCTCCCCGGGCGATTCCCTTTCCTCCCTTGGCCTCACCTCCGGCGACCTCCTCTTCTTGTCCCTCGCCCCTGGCCCTCAAACCCTAACCCCAGATCCAGCCCCGATTCCACCGACAGAGAGCCCCGATTCCGACGCCCCTTCCCAGAAAGATGCTATCTTGAAGACCGCGGCGACACTAGATTCGAACCGACCTCGAGAAATTGTGGCAGAGAACCCCAATTTCACCGTCTCTTCGGTTCAACATGCGGTATCGGGGCCCTCCCTAACCCTGGATTCGAACCGACCTCAAGAAATGGCGGCCGAGTATGCAGAGGATCAcatggaggtggaggaggagtCTCCTGTAGCGAAGAAATCCGTGTCGGTTCCAGGATTCCTCAAGAGGGTCATGGAAGAGGAGAAGGGGGAGGTCAAGTGCATTCTGGGGCGCCTGGTTATTGTTGTCCATGCTGTGTTCCTGGAGTCTGGTTTTCTGGTCTATGATGGCCATGGATTTCGCCTGCCGGAAGGATGGGCATCGTCAGCTACTAGTGCAGTGTCCGTTCAGTACACTCTCCCTGGTCTTGTGGGCTTAGGTAATGATGAAAAGGATGTGAAAATTGCCATCTTGAAGTTTGCAGTAATGGGGAATTATGTGACGGTTTATGGGTATGTAAGTGGAGATCGTCCAGATGTTTATCGTGTGTGTTTTGATGGATCGAAGTTGGAGCCTTTGTTAAATTTGGATATGGATTCCATGGATCCAAAAGAAGAGAAGGAGATTTTTCAACACTGGAAAGCAGTGAAAGATGGGCTATCTTTACATCTCTTGATTGATATCTGTCAGAAGAATGGGTTGCCTCTGCCGGCATGCTTCATGCTCCTACCTGTTGATCTCAAAATCAAGGTTCTGGGGCTTATTCCCGGTGTTGATATTGCAAAGGTTGCATCCACTTGTTCGGAGTTGAGGTACCTGTCGTCAGATGATGAGCTTTGGAAGCATAAGTTTGTGGAGGAGTTTGGTTTGCTGGATGAGAGGCAAGTTGCTGGGAGAAGCTGGAAAGAAAAATATGCTTTCCATTGGGTCAAGAAAAAGGATGCAAACAAATGGATTGAAAGGGAAAACACATTTGTATGGCCCCAAAATTATTTTCGAAGGTTTCACCCAGTTGTTCCACAAAGGTTTCCAATGCTTGGTGGAGATTATGACCGATTCCCTGCAATAGGTGGTTTTG